Genomic segment of Candidatus Neomarinimicrobiota bacterium:
CAACCCCCAACCCCCAACTTCCCAACTTCCCAACTTCCCAACCTCCCAACTTCCCAACTTCCCAACCTCCCAACCTCCCAACCTCCCAACCTCCCAAAACATCTAGCCAATACATCGATTTGCCCATTGAACACCCTTGGATGAGCCGCTGCCACGGGTTATAATCACGGTTCAATGATGCTGAGCTTCATATATATTCAAAAAAATCAACCCAAAGAAATAGTTAAAGAAGGGGTCTTCCATGAAAACCGCTAAAATGTTATTATTGCTAAGTTTAATAAGCATGTTTGCTTATGGCCAATTATTTATTAACGAGATTGATTATAATCAGCCCGGTACAGATGCAACTGAATATGTGGAGCTGGCCGGTCCGGCTGGTACCTATTTATCTGTTGTCGTTGAACTGATCAATGGCAATGGTGATGCTATTTATCAGACTGCTGATCTGGGCACGATCACGCTAACAGATGAATCAAATGGTTTTGGCTTTTATGTGATCGGTGCCGCCACTGTTCCCAATGTGGATGTGACACCAGGTTCCTGGCCGACTACAAACATTATTCAGAATGGTGATCCTGATGGAGTCGTTTTAAGCGTGGGTGGCAGTATCGTAGATGCTGTAGCTTACGAAGGAACAATGAACGATGCAGATGGTAATGCCATGGAAGACGGGGGTACTGATTTTGCCTCTCCTCCAGATTCTTCTATTAGCCGAATCGGCATTGATGGTTCTCCCTGGGAACACGTAACCTCCACTCCCGGCGCCGTGAATACCAATCAGACCTTTGATCCGAATGTGAATTATCCACCAAATGCTAATGCCGGTTCAGATCAATCTGTGGACAGTGGTGCCACAGTCACCCTGGATGGCAGCGGTAGTACTGACAGTGATGGCACGATCGTTTCCTATCTATGGGAACAGGTGTCCGGATCTGACGTTACCCTGACAGATGCCAATACTTCAGTTGCCAGTTTTGTGGTACCTACTGTGACCGAAACCAGCAGCTGGGTCTTTTCTCTCACCGTTACTGATGATGATGGAGAAACCGGGACCGATGAGACTACTGTCACGGTATACATCAGTGCAGCGATGACCATTCTTGAGGCTCGTGGGCAGAGTACAGGCACACTGGTTACAGTTACTGGCCTTGTCAATAGTGTTAATTTTTCAAGTAGTGGTACTGAATATACTTTTGAAGATGCAACGGCAGGGATTGATCTTTACTTCTCAGGCGCTGTGATAGATTTAGGCCTTGGCGATGAGATCACTGTTACCGGATCAATTGATGAATATAATGGAAAGCTTGAAGTTGTTCCTGCCACAGCCAGTGATATTGTTGTGAACAGTACGGGAAATACCTTACCGGATCCCCAGGTTATTACTGCGGCAGAATTGGCAACCAATGGCGAGAACTATGAAAGTGAACTGATCATGATCATGGGAGTCTCCAATGCAGGTAGTGGTGATGCATGGCCAGCCAGTGGTTCAAACGCCAATATAGATATCACAGACAACGGAACCGATGTTACCGTAATGCGGATTGACAAAGAAACTGAAATTGACGGTTCCACAGAGCCTGCCTGGCCTATGGATGTAATCGGTGTGGTTTCTGAATTCAGCGGGACCTACCAGATTTTACCACGGATGCTCAGCGATTTTGTGTCAGATATTATTACCCCTGTTTTCAGTGATGCAATCCATTCCCCTGATTTTGTAACGTCAGCCAATGAAATAGAAATTTACATCGACATTACACCGGGTGATCTGGTCCAGACCATTAGCTCAGCCACCATCATGTATGGTACTGATGGCAGCATGCTGAACAGCAGTGAAATGTGGCTGAATGGTGGGGTCACTTGGGCAGGCGTTATTCCAGCCCAGGCTGACAACACTTTTCTAGAATATCAGGTTGTGGCTGTGACTAATGATGGCGGGGAGTTTACATCCTACACATTTGAGATTGCAGTCGCCTCAACTGAAACAACACCTATTGCCGATATTCAAGCTGATCCCGTAGAAGGACAGGTTTTTACCGTGGAAGGTGTGATCACAATCGGGTCAGGTATTTTACAGACCGGTCTCACCAATGCCTATATGCAGGATGGATCTGGTCACGGAATCAACCTTTTTAACTACGATGAGATCGAATTAAATCGCGGGGATTTAGTAAGAGCCGTTGGTGTTATCGTTATCCATTATACCACAGTGGAATTAGCAGATTTCTCCTATCAGCTCATTTCAACCGGAAATGATATTCCAACTCCAGTAGATCTGACTCCTGGTGAAGCCAATGCACAAATATGGGAAGGTACACTGGTTCGGGTTGAGGGTATGATTTCAGATACCTGGTCTGCTGGTGGGGGTCAAACCGTACTCGTAACTGATGGAACGGATACCAGTGCTGTCCGCATCTGGGAGAGTACCGGGATCGATGTCAGTGGGCTAACTGTCGGTACAGAATGGTCCTTTATGGGTGTTGGCGGTCAATACTACGATGAATTCCAAATGGGTGTGGGCTATGCAGAGGATATTGTCAGCACTAGCGACATTGTTGTTTTGGACAGTAAACCGCAACAGTTTGCTCTGAATCCTGCGTATCCCAACCCCTTCAATCCTGCTACTACAATCAGCTGGAGTCTCCAGGAATCTGCTGAGTTAACCATTCGTGTTCTTGATATCCGGGGTCGTGAAGTGACTCGCCTTGCCGAGGGTATGAGTGCCGCAGGTCAATTTTCCATGAGTTGGAATGCATCTGACCTGAGTTCAGGCGTCTATTTTATCCAACTCACAACCCCGACAGAATCAGCCATCCAAAAGGTAATGCTGGTTAAATAAGTAAAACAAATTCAGCGAAAGGCGTCCATAAATAAGGCGCCTTTCGTATCTTTAGAAATAGGTAATAATAACTATTACCAGTGATGAAATAGAAGTGAGAGAATGAAGAGACAAATATTTCAAACCGCGCTCATATTGCTGATGCCCTATATACTCCAGGCTACGGATCATCTCCTTATCAGCGAGATTGTCCTGCAGCCATCAGCAGGTGAATACGTGTTGATCACCAACCCCAGTAGCTCTGATATTAATCTGGGTAATTACTATCTGACAGATGCCACAGACATCGCCAATGGAAAATATTATTACAACCTGCCCAGTGGTGTGGATTATTGGTCTTCCAGCCCCACCGATTTTATTGCCCGGTTTCCCGATACAACCTTAACAGGGGGCGCTTCTCTTATTCTTAGTATGGCTAGAAATAGCGATTATGAAATCACTTACGGAACACGACCTGATCTGGCCTTGAAAGATAATATGCTAAACGCCGTGGATGGTCAAACCACTATTGGTGGCTCTCCCAACGTGAAGCTGGATAATACCGCTGAATCATTGATCCTTTTCTACTGGGACGGAACGTCGGCAACGGTAAAAGACGTTGAGTATCTGGTGTGGGGGACTGATAGCGGTACCGCTTCCAACTATATGATCGATAAATCAGCTGTTGCCGGATATCTGGCGGATACACCGGTGGCATCGCAATCATTCATGGCAACCCACCTGGATGGTTCCAAACTCATCCGCAACGGTGACGAGGGTACTGAAACCACCACTGGCGGTAACGGGATTACTGGTCATGACGAAACCAGCGAGAATCTGGCCACCACCTGGTCGGTAGTGGATCTCACCATTGACAAACCTGAGATTGCCAATATTATCATTACACCTGACGATCCTGAAATTTCCGAGGATATGATTGTGACTGCTGAAGTAACGGATGCTTCTGGAATCTCCAGTGTTGTTCTTACCTATACTTTTCCCTCTGATACTGGAACGCCCACTGATCTGGTGATGACCAACACCAGTGGAGATGTCTGGACGGCAACCATCCCGGCT
This window contains:
- a CDS encoding T9SS type A sorting domain-containing protein, whose protein sequence is MKTAKMLLLLSLISMFAYGQLFINEIDYNQPGTDATEYVELAGPAGTYLSVVVELINGNGDAIYQTADLGTITLTDESNGFGFYVIGAATVPNVDVTPGSWPTTNIIQNGDPDGVVLSVGGSIVDAVAYEGTMNDADGNAMEDGGTDFASPPDSSISRIGIDGSPWEHVTSTPGAVNTNQTFDPNVNYPPNANAGSDQSVDSGATVTLDGSGSTDSDGTIVSYLWEQVSGSDVTLTDANTSVASFVVPTVTETSSWVFSLTVTDDDGETGTDETTVTVYISAAMTILEARGQSTGTLVTVTGLVNSVNFSSSGTEYTFEDATAGIDLYFSGAVIDLGLGDEITVTGSIDEYNGKLEVVPATASDIVVNSTGNTLPDPQVITAAELATNGENYESELIMIMGVSNAGSGDAWPASGSNANIDITDNGTDVTVMRIDKETEIDGSTEPAWPMDVIGVVSEFSGTYQILPRMLSDFVSDIITPVFSDAIHSPDFVTSANEIEIYIDITPGDLVQTISSATIMYGTDGSMLNSSEMWLNGGVTWAGVIPAQADNTFLEYQVVAVTNDGGEFTSYTFEIAVASTETTPIADIQADPVEGQVFTVEGVITIGSGILQTGLTNAYMQDGSGHGINLFNYDEIELNRGDLVRAVGVIVIHYTTVELADFSYQLISTGNDIPTPVDLTPGEANAQIWEGTLVRVEGMISDTWSAGGGQTVLVTDGTDTSAVRIWESTGIDVSGLTVGTEWSFMGVGGQYYDEFQMGVGYAEDIVSTSDIVVLDSKPQQFALNPAYPNPFNPATTISWSLQESAELTIRVLDIRGREVTRLAEGMSAAGQFSMSWNASDLSSGVYFIQLTTPTESAIQKVMLVK